One genomic window of Bradyrhizobium sp. CCGE-LA001 includes the following:
- the addB gene encoding double-strand break repair protein AddB: MRVFSVPLSVPFLRTVVTALLDGRLVDGFEARKEPARLADATLYLPTRRAMRVVREIFLDEMKADAVVLPRIVALGDIDEDELAFADEGEQFSGATPLDIPPRLGELERRLTLAQLVAAWARGPVLSPLVVGGPASTLALASDLARLIDDMVTRGVDWSALDGLVPDNLDRYWQHSLEFLRIARIAWPGHLAEINRIEPAARRDLLIAAEAKRLIAHPGGPVIAAGSTGSMPATAKFLHAVASLPHGAVVLPGLDTDLDDDAWRSIGGVRDALGKFVEHPASNHPQYAMNALLDRVGIKRSDVEIIQLPAEGGRDLLASESMRPSAKTEVWHDRLKQPDVAAKIAAGMTNLKVVEAPNPEMEALAIAIAMREARHLDKTAALVTPDRALARRVMAALTRWDLAFDDSGGDVLMETSAGVFARLTAEAATKGLEPPTLLAMLKHPLCRLSRPPGGWKAAIEGLELAVLRGTRPPAGTAGLLREFNRFRDELAKLWRSETSALHRAEPRARLKAEDLDRVQSLIDALQKALAPIESLAASKPYDFAELAHRHRELMIELSRDEHGLSLAFEEREGLALASAFDDLLRGGTTSGLMVPLPDYPDVFQTAFSDRAVRRRDRPGARLQIYGPLESRLMQSDRIIVGGLIEGVWPPAPRIDPWLSRPMRHELGLDLPERRIGLSAHDFAQLLGGSEVILTHSAKAGGAPAVASRFLHRLEAVAGDDLWKTAIRAGETYVQFAAALDQPTEVKPIKQPEPRPPRAVRPLRMSVTAIEDWLRDPYTIYARHILRLDALDPVDMPLSAADRGSAIHDALGEFTETYAARLPDDPARVLRTIGAKYFAPLMERPEARALWWPRFQRIARWFGEWETARRYAIEAITAETHGEISIKLDHQRSFRLSARADRIERRRGGGYAILDYKTGQPPTGKQVRMGLSPQLTLEAAILREGGFADIDAGSSVSQLVYVRLSGNNPPGEERILELKYKQGDEPQPPDTAAAEARAKLEALIRAFDDENQPYTSLNLPMWTNRYGAYDDLARIKEWSAAGGLGIEEW; the protein is encoded by the coding sequence ATGCGCGTTTTCAGCGTCCCCCTCTCAGTTCCGTTCCTGCGCACGGTCGTCACGGCCCTGCTCGACGGCCGGCTGGTCGACGGGTTCGAGGCGCGCAAGGAACCGGCGCGGCTGGCGGATGCGACGCTGTATCTGCCCACGCGGCGCGCGATGCGCGTGGTGCGCGAGATCTTCCTCGACGAGATGAAGGCGGACGCCGTGGTGCTGCCGCGCATCGTCGCGCTCGGCGACATCGACGAGGACGAGCTCGCTTTCGCTGACGAAGGTGAGCAGTTTTCCGGCGCGACGCCGCTCGACATTCCGCCGCGGCTCGGCGAGCTCGAACGGCGGCTGACGCTGGCGCAGCTGGTCGCGGCCTGGGCTAGGGGTCCGGTGCTGTCGCCGCTGGTGGTCGGCGGTCCCGCCTCGACGCTCGCGCTGGCGTCCGATCTCGCGCGCCTGATCGACGACATGGTCACGCGCGGCGTCGACTGGAGCGCGCTCGATGGGCTCGTGCCTGACAACCTCGACCGCTACTGGCAACACTCGCTGGAATTCCTGCGCATCGCGCGCATTGCCTGGCCCGGCCATCTCGCCGAGATCAACCGCATTGAGCCGGCGGCGCGGCGCGATCTGCTGATCGCGGCGGAAGCCAAACGGCTGATCGCGCATCCTGGTGGTCCCGTGATCGCGGCCGGTTCGACCGGCTCGATGCCTGCGACCGCAAAATTCCTTCATGCGGTCGCATCGCTGCCGCATGGCGCGGTGGTGCTGCCGGGGCTCGACACCGATCTCGACGACGACGCCTGGCGCAGCATCGGCGGCGTGCGCGATGCGCTCGGCAAATTCGTGGAGCATCCGGCCTCGAACCATCCGCAATACGCCATGAATGCGCTGCTGGATCGCGTCGGCATCAAGCGCAGCGACGTCGAGATCATCCAGCTGCCGGCCGAAGGCGGCCGCGACCTGCTCGCCTCGGAATCGATGCGGCCCTCGGCCAAGACGGAAGTCTGGCACGATCGGCTGAAGCAGCCGGACGTCGCCGCAAAGATCGCCGCCGGCATGACGAACCTCAAGGTCGTCGAAGCTCCCAATCCTGAAATGGAAGCGCTCGCCATCGCCATCGCCATGCGCGAGGCGCGGCATCTCGACAAAACGGCGGCGCTGGTGACGCCCGACCGCGCGCTGGCGCGTCGGGTGATGGCCGCACTGACCCGATGGGACCTCGCCTTTGATGATTCGGGCGGCGACGTACTGATGGAAACATCCGCCGGGGTGTTTGCCCGGCTCACCGCGGAGGCCGCGACCAAGGGCCTGGAGCCGCCGACGCTGCTGGCGATGCTGAAACATCCGCTGTGCCGGCTCAGCCGGCCGCCTGGCGGATGGAAGGCCGCGATCGAGGGACTGGAGCTCGCGGTGTTGCGCGGCACACGCCCGCCCGCAGGCACGGCCGGCCTGCTCCGCGAATTCAACCGCTTCCGCGACGAGCTGGCAAAGCTGTGGCGCAGTGAGACATCCGCGCTCCACAGGGCCGAGCCCCGTGCGCGGCTCAAGGCCGAGGACCTCGATCGCGTCCAGTCGCTGATCGATGCCTTGCAAAAAGCCTTGGCACCGATCGAGAGCTTGGCGGCATCGAAGCCGTACGACTTCGCCGAGCTTGCGCACAGGCATCGCGAGCTCATGATCGAGCTGTCGCGCGACGAGCACGGCCTTTCGCTAGCGTTCGAGGAACGCGAAGGTCTCGCGCTCGCCAGCGCCTTCGACGACCTCCTCCGCGGCGGCACGACCAGCGGATTGATGGTGCCGCTGCCCGATTATCCCGACGTCTTCCAGACCGCGTTCAGTGATCGCGCGGTGCGGCGGCGCGACAGACCGGGCGCGCGCCTGCAGATCTACGGCCCGCTCGAGTCTCGCCTCATGCAGTCCGACCGCATCATCGTCGGCGGCCTGATCGAGGGCGTCTGGCCGCCGGCGCCGCGCATTGATCCCTGGCTCAGCCGGCCGATGCGGCACGAGCTCGGCCTCGATCTGCCGGAGCGCCGCATCGGCCTCTCCGCACACGACTTCGCGCAACTGCTCGGCGGCAGCGAGGTGATCCTCACCCATTCCGCCAAGGCCGGCGGCGCGCCGGCCGTCGCTTCGCGCTTCCTGCATCGGTTGGAGGCTGTCGCAGGCGACGATCTCTGGAAGACGGCCATTCGCGCCGGCGAGACATATGTGCAGTTCGCCGCCGCGCTGGACCAGCCCACGGAGGTCAAGCCGATCAAGCAGCCCGAGCCGCGGCCGCCGCGCGCGGTGCGGCCGCTGAGAATGTCGGTCACCGCGATCGAGGATTGGCTGCGCGATCCCTACACGATCTACGCGAGGCACATTCTGCGGCTCGATGCGCTCGATCCTGTCGACATGCCGCTGTCCGCGGCCGACCGCGGCTCGGCGATCCACGATGCACTCGGTGAATTCACCGAAACTTACGCCGCTCGCCTGCCCGACGATCCCGCGCGCGTGCTGCGCACAATCGGTGCGAAATATTTCGCCCCGCTGATGGAGCGCCCCGAGGCGCGAGCGCTGTGGTGGCCGCGCTTCCAGCGCATCGCGCGCTGGTTCGGCGAATGGGAGACGGCAAGGCGCTATGCGATCGAGGCCATCACGGCCGAGACTCATGGCGAGATCTCGATCAAGCTCGATCATCAGCGCAGCTTCCGTCTCTCCGCGCGCGCCGACCGCATCGAGCGTCGCCGGGGCGGCGGCTATGCCATCCTCGACTACAAGACGGGACAGCCGCCGACAGGCAAGCAGGTCCGCATGGGCCTGTCGCCGCAGCTCACGCTCGAAGCCGCGATCCTGCGGGAGGGCGGCTTTGCCGATATCGACGCCGGCTCGTCCGTGAGCCAGCTCGTCTATGTCCGCCTCAGCGGCAACAACCCACCGGGCGAGGAGCGCATCCTCGAGCTCAAGTACAAGCAGGGCGACGAGCCGCAGCCGCCAGATACGGCTGCCGCAGAAGCACGTGCCAAGTTGGAGGCGCTGATCCGCGCTTTCGACGACGAGAACCAGCCCTATACCTCGCTGAACCTGCCGATGTGGACGAATCGCTACGGCGCCTATGACGATCTCGCCCGCATCAAGGAATGGTCGGCGGCCGGCGGATTGGGGATCGAGGAATGGTGA
- the addA gene encoding double-strand break repair helicase AddA produces the protein MVKAPRPIPDEVRARQARASDPTASAFVSANAGSGKTHVLVQRVIRLLLSGVPPEKILCITFTKAAAANMAERVFTTLGHWVTLDDTALDAAIRAVGIPHPGAKLRRDARKLFACALETPGGLKVQTIHALCTRLLQQFPFEANVPARFAVIDERDQTDMMERANLKVLLEAARDPDSVTGRALLTAMASAADVTFKEVVREACLSRDHFMAWTDEAGNAAAAVEQMAAVLGVDAGERIEDVETEILDGPFLPRSRWDDIAFALEDGSKSDNDQAGRLREAKVFSGGAQVDAYLCVFLTDDKLPRKAVLTKKFCDHNPSVARLFEAEAQRLAGLIEKRRAVTVRDRTAALLHIATAAAANYRREKQERGLLDYDDLIDKTLAMLNRIASGWVHYKLDRGVDHVLIDEAQDTSPRQWDIVAHIISEFTAGEGAREGLNRTVFAVGDEKQSIFSFQGAAPHEFDARRRELHRKFTAAGLKFDPVAFTYSFRSGATILHSVDHVFRDPQIYKSIHSVEIGHPLHNALADAGSSVIELWDLAEADERQDIEGWRAPFDGVAVTSPEVKLARRIQAEIKRLVESGTLTGHEGERRPLRYGDMLILVRRRGNAFDAVIQALKHAGVPVAGADRLKLTEHIAIIDLMNLADALLLPQDDLALAVALKSPLFGLDDDDLFTLAHNRKGSLRRALGEHAAGGEKFATALRRLEACEMRAREETPFAFYAWLLGGDGGRARILRRLGHEANDALDEFLELALNYERKAPASLQGFMAWLRSADTEVKRDMEISRDEVRVMTVHGAKGLEASVVFMVDTTSSPADSQRLRLIHVPRGNGGEVVVWAGRKADDPKPVTDARKAMIEETEDEYRRLLYVAMTRAADRLIVGGCMPGNMRTVRKLSWYDLVDTGLKGSGLDKQVIETPLGKVTRFARPEDVAALGTPATSVSQTIALPDWLRLPAPREIADDDPVRPSGQPAEEGRAVRSGESVQSRALALQRGTLVHRLLQSLPDIASERRREAALGFMARNASDWLEADRTALADKVLALITKPRFAPVFGPGSRAEVAIAGKLERPGRPPALVSGQIDRLVVRPDEVLIVDFKTNQAAPKSATEAPAAYVRQLALYQAVLTRLYPQKPVRAALLWTETLEYMEISAPALDAALASLHLGVSVLDPARSRS, from the coding sequence ATGGTGAAGGCGCCGCGTCCCATTCCCGACGAGGTGCGCGCGCGACAGGCGCGCGCGTCCGATCCGACCGCATCGGCCTTCGTGTCGGCCAATGCCGGCTCGGGCAAGACACATGTGCTGGTGCAGCGGGTGATCCGTCTCTTGCTGTCGGGCGTGCCGCCGGAGAAGATCCTCTGCATCACCTTCACCAAGGCCGCCGCCGCCAATATGGCCGAGCGCGTATTTACCACGCTTGGTCATTGGGTGACGCTGGATGACACCGCGCTCGATGCCGCGATCCGCGCGGTCGGCATCCCGCATCCCGGCGCGAAGCTGCGACGCGACGCGCGAAAACTGTTCGCCTGCGCGCTGGAGACGCCGGGCGGGTTGAAGGTGCAGACCATCCATGCGCTGTGCACGCGCCTGCTGCAGCAGTTCCCATTCGAGGCCAATGTTCCCGCGCGCTTTGCCGTGATCGACGAGCGCGACCAGACCGACATGATGGAGCGCGCCAATCTGAAGGTGTTGCTGGAGGCCGCCCGCGATCCTGACAGCGTCACCGGCCGCGCGCTGCTGACCGCGATGGCGAGCGCCGCCGACGTCACCTTCAAGGAGGTCGTGCGCGAGGCGTGTCTCAGCCGCGACCATTTCATGGCCTGGACCGACGAGGCCGGCAATGCCGCGGCCGCGGTCGAGCAGATGGCGGCTGTGCTGGGCGTCGATGCGGGCGAGCGTATCGAGGATGTCGAGACGGAAATCCTCGACGGCCCGTTCCTGCCGCGGTCGCGCTGGGACGACATCGCCTTCGCGCTGGAGGACGGCAGCAAATCCGACAACGACCAGGCCGGCCGGCTGCGCGAGGCCAAGGTCTTTTCCGGCGGCGCGCAGGTCGATGCCTATCTCTGCGTCTTCCTCACCGACGACAAGCTGCCGCGCAAGGCGGTGCTGACCAAGAAGTTTTGCGATCACAATCCGTCGGTGGCCCGCCTGTTCGAAGCCGAGGCGCAGCGCCTTGCAGGGTTGATCGAGAAGCGTCGCGCCGTGACGGTTCGCGACCGTACCGCAGCCCTGCTCCACATCGCCACCGCTGCTGCCGCAAACTACCGCCGCGAGAAGCAGGAGCGCGGGCTGCTCGACTACGACGATCTGATCGACAAGACGCTGGCGATGCTCAATCGCATCGCCTCGGGCTGGGTGCATTACAAGCTCGACCGCGGCGTCGATCACGTCCTGATCGACGAGGCCCAGGACACCAGTCCCCGGCAATGGGATATCGTCGCACACATCATCTCGGAATTCACAGCTGGAGAAGGCGCGCGCGAAGGGCTGAACCGCACGGTGTTTGCGGTCGGCGACGAAAAGCAGTCGATCTTCTCGTTTCAGGGCGCCGCTCCCCACGAGTTCGATGCGCGCCGGCGCGAGTTGCACCGCAAGTTCACCGCGGCGGGGCTGAAGTTCGATCCCGTCGCCTTCACCTATTCATTCCGCTCGGGCGCGACGATCCTGCACTCGGTCGACCACGTTTTCCGCGATCCCCAGATCTACAAGAGCATCCATTCCGTCGAAATCGGTCATCCCCTGCACAATGCGCTCGCCGATGCCGGGTCGAGCGTAATCGAGCTGTGGGATCTCGCGGAAGCCGACGAGCGGCAGGACATCGAGGGCTGGCGCGCCCCCTTCGACGGCGTCGCCGTCACCAGCCCGGAAGTAAAGCTCGCGCGCCGCATCCAGGCCGAGATCAAGCGGCTGGTCGAGAGCGGCACGCTGACCGGCCACGAAGGCGAGCGCCGGCCCTTGCGGTATGGCGACATGCTGATCCTGGTGCGCCGGCGCGGCAATGCCTTCGACGCCGTGATCCAGGCGCTGAAGCACGCGGGCGTGCCGGTCGCCGGCGCCGACCGGCTCAAGCTCACCGAGCATATCGCCATCATCGACCTGATGAACCTTGCCGACGCGCTGCTGCTGCCGCAGGACGATCTCGCGCTGGCGGTGGCGCTGAAGAGCCCGCTGTTCGGGCTCGATGACGACGACCTGTTCACGCTTGCCCATAACCGCAAGGGCTCGCTGCGCCGCGCGCTCGGCGAGCATGCGGCTGGAGGCGAAAAGTTCGCCACGGCATTGCGGCGGCTGGAAGCCTGTGAGATGCGCGCGCGCGAGGAGACGCCGTTCGCGTTCTACGCCTGGCTGCTCGGCGGCGATGGTGGCCGTGCGCGCATCCTGCGCCGCCTCGGCCATGAGGCTAACGACGCACTCGACGAGTTCCTGGAGCTGGCGCTGAACTACGAGCGCAAGGCACCGGCCTCGCTGCAAGGTTTCATGGCCTGGCTGCGCTCGGCCGATACCGAGGTCAAGCGCGACATGGAGATCTCGCGCGACGAGGTGCGGGTGATGACCGTGCACGGTGCCAAGGGCCTGGAGGCCTCGGTCGTGTTCATGGTCGATACCACCTCCTCGCCCGCGGATTCGCAGCGGCTGCGGCTGATCCACGTGCCGCGCGGCAATGGCGGCGAGGTCGTGGTCTGGGCCGGCCGCAAGGCCGACGATCCCAAGCCCGTCACCGATGCGCGCAAGGCGATGATCGAGGAGACCGAGGACGAATACCGCCGCCTGCTCTATGTCGCGATGACGCGCGCCGCCGACCGCCTGATCGTCGGCGGCTGCATGCCCGGCAACATGAGGACGGTGCGCAAGCTGAGCTGGTACGATCTGGTCGACACCGGGCTCAAAGGCTCAGGCCTCGACAAGCAGGTGATCGAGACGCCGCTCGGCAAGGTGACGCGATTCGCCCGCCCCGAGGATGTCGCAGCTCTCGGCACGCCGGCGACCTCCGTCAGCCAGACCATCGCCCTGCCCGATTGGCTGCGTCTGCCGGCCCCGCGCGAGATCGCCGACGATGATCCTGTGCGTCCCTCCGGCCAGCCTGCCGAGGAGGGGCGTGCGGTGCGGTCGGGCGAGTCGGTCCAGTCCCGCGCGCTCGCGCTGCAACGCGGCACGCTGGTGCACCGGTTGCTGCAATCCCTGCCCGACATCGCCAGCGAGCGTCGCCGCGAGGCCGCGCTCGGCTTCATGGCGCGCAATGCCTCGGATTGGCTGGAGGCCGACCGCACTGCACTCGCCGACAAGGTGCTCGCCCTGATCACCAAGCCGCGTTTCGCCCCGGTCTTCGGCCCCGGCAGCCGGGCGGAGGTCGCCATCGCAGGCAAACTGGAACGGCCGGGCCGGCCGCCGGCGCTGGTATCCGGGCAGATCGACCGGCTGGTCGTCCGCCCCGACGAGGTCCTGATCGTCGACTTCAAGACCAACCAGGCGGCGCCCAAGAGCGCGACCGAAGCACCCGCGGCCTATGTCCGGCAGCTTGCGCTGTACCAGGCGGTGCTGACGCGGCTTTATCCCCAAAAGCCTGTCAGAGCCGCCCTGCTCTGGACCGAGACCCTTGAATATATGGAGATTTCGGCCCCCGCGCTGGACGCGGCGCTGGCATCCCTTCATCTCGGGGTGAGCGTCCTTGACCCGGCAAGGAGCCGTTCATAG
- the trxA gene encoding thioredoxin encodes MAVSKVSDADFEAEVLKANGPVVVDFWAEWCGPCRMIAPALDEIAGAMGDKVKIVKLNVDESPKTASKYGVMSIPTLMIFKGGEMASRQVGAAPKAKLQQWITSAV; translated from the coding sequence ATGGCCGTTAGCAAGGTTTCCGACGCCGATTTCGAAGCCGAAGTGCTCAAGGCGAACGGCCCAGTGGTCGTCGATTTCTGGGCCGAATGGTGCGGCCCCTGTCGCATGATCGCGCCTGCCCTCGACGAGATCGCCGGTGCGATGGGCGACAAGGTCAAGATCGTCAAGCTGAACGTCGACGAAAGCCCCAAGACCGCGTCCAAGTACGGCGTGATGTCGATCCCAACCCTGATGATCTTCAAGGGCGGCGAGATGGCCTCGCGCCAGGTCGGCGCGGCGCCGAAGGCGAAGCTGCAGCAGTGGATCACCTCCGCGGTCTGA